The segment TTTTTTCCCAATAACACAAATTTGAAATTAAACTAATAAGATGACATAATAAAAAATCTTTCTGATAAAAGTACTCTATAGATCTATTTATCCGTAATCATGCAGCAAATGGCTATCAAATCaaagcttctttttttttctgtATATAAACAAATTAAGCATGCTTCCGCATTTTCGTTTTGTTCCCATAGATTTTTTTGGCTAGGTAGATAAAATAAAtagcttttctttctttttggccTAGGGATAATGAAACAAGTTATGGAGGCTTAGAACTAAACTCAGGGGTAAAATGTCTAAATATAAAAGAAACTGGAAATTAAACAAAAGAGTACTTTCAGTACTATATGAGTGAATTATTACTAAGATGCATAACAAAATCAATGTCAAATCTAATATAAAAGTTTAtgcaaaatatatttttaattttattcatgcTACTTGAGTCCATAACTAATATCTATattttccttttctcttttatCACCTAAGGTTTTTGTTTTTTATCTATGGATTTTCTGTAACCAAGATCCATGGTTATTTAAGAGAAGATGATATGAAAGGTTATATAGTCCACCAACAACAACAAGAAGTTTTGGAAGAGAATATGTCTAATTTGACTTGTGCATCTGGTGAAGCCAGTGTTTCttcagctgctggtggaaccaaCTATTCTCAACAATACTTTAGTAACCCATCAGCTCAAGCTCAGCCAGTTAAGAGAAAGAGGAACCAACCAGGCAATCCAGGTTTGTTTGGGTTCAAACTTCACAACCCTTATCTTAAAACATCGTTacttttattacttttattttttttaatttgttttcttAACTAAGACTTTTGTTTTGAATCAGACCCAGATGCAGAAGTGATAGCTTTGTCACCTAAAACACTAATGGCTACAAATAGATTTGTGTGTGAGATCTGCAACAAAGGGTTTTAAAGAGACCAGAACCTTCAGCTTCAATTAAGCTATTACTACCAAAATCAACAAATCaacaaaaatgaaaataacaAGGAACCAGCTTAACTAATCTCAAAGGTTCTAACAAACCCAATTTACAGAAGCTGCAAATAACAAACCCAATTTACAGAAGCTGCAAAACATGATTTCTGCTAAGAGTAAGCAACAGACAGTacagaaaataaagaaaagagccAGTTGTAAAGTAATCCTTTATGTTGAAAGATCAAAAACAGATAATCCAGAAATGGACAAGAATGAAGGGACGTCGAGATACTCTACTTCTTCAAGGCTCTGCCATTGTTTCTTTCAATGAATCAGTAAGGAACACACCCGTTTAACcataaaacaaaaatgaaaaggcAAAAGACAAAGTTCAATTTAAGATGATGAAGGAAGCAGAAGCAAAAATGTTTACCTGACCTTGGATGAAGGGGAGGAATGCCGGAGTCGAAGGGTACGTGAAATGGCTGCCGATTGAGAGTGTTTTTGAGGTGAAATTTTGGTAAGGGTAAAAGAGGGTTCTTCAAGCAATGAATAACTAAACGGTGAAGAGGGGAGCGAATAGAAATCCCATAAAATTTATGCTTAGGCCCGGAATGGAATAGACCCGTAATAGGGTATTCTAGTGAACCAAATGTCGATTTATGTAGACCTACCGAATAGGCTTGTAACAGGCATGTAATGGCATAGTCATTACCTTCAACCAAACATGCTGTAAGATTAGTCTTCAAGACGGTAGCAAAATGATTCAGGGCATGTATTATGCTATAGAATTCGAAATATTGCGTTGCTCTAAGTAATGACATCACATATCGGATCAGTGATTTACTAGATGTACTTATTACTCTAAGCTCTTTCATGATGGCAATGTTTGCATCATCAGGGAAATAAGTTCACTGTTACAGTTTTTAGTGATCTTAGAATTATACGACGTTGGATAAGCAGTTCAAGGAAAAGGAGAAAGACCTAGAAGAGGTCTCAATCCTAGAATGTGTTTTCTTCGTCTTCTTCTTCCATAGCACGTCTTTTTCAACAGAGACTGAAATTTGCCACAGAGATTACTTTGCCAACATGAAATTATTTTCTAGTTAGATAGATCAGCTAAACCAATCTACGTTGAACACATTAAGATTTTATTGATATTTTACATATCAAGGTTCTATCCTATTGTTTTGGTACAAAATAAGCAAGTGATACGAAATTTTTTAAGAATTagaaaaaaaacataatttcaaattttaaattcataattaTATCTATAAGTGTTCAGAAAATTCGTGAGTAAATATGCTGATAATAAAATTTGTACTATGCAAGCTTGTAAACACCAAGAAGGACATGCCAATTGTTAAAAATGTTGTCCAACTGCTTGATCCATCATCAAGCAATTAAATGGGGTAATCATATGTGATAATCGTAGttgaataaaaaaggaaaatcatGTGTCAACAGTTCCACTCTGACTCCGATATGTTAATGGGAGTAGTCTGGAAGACTTATAAAACAACTTCGCAACCGAACAATTCTCAATTGGTCTCACCACAAAAGATTCCTGCCCATTTTAAGTTTTTTTAGCACAAATCATATATTAAGACATTTTCTTTCAGAGTTTTAGTTAAGCATGGCAAAAGAAAGGAACCCATGCACCAAGTAATCAAATTTCTGTAGTATCAGAGATGGCAAAATTTTCCAAAGAGGAAGCAGGGCCATATTGATAAGAACATGACACTTACATCAGTAAAATCAGAAGAAGTGCGAAGGACATTGGGTAGTCAACGGTTAGGCAATTGATTGCGACTGTCGATACTTCCTAATGACCGAACCGTCTGGCAAGGCTTCACAAATCGCCCTTGGGCAGAATTGTGTCCAAAACAAAGATGTGGGCCATGCTCGTAAGATTAAACCAGACATCCATACGATGAACATGGCGAatcaagaaattttttttttttcatttctctttTGGTCGTATTttgttttttgaaatttcaaactGTTAATGAAAATTCGagatttttaatctttaattcgataaaataagatttatttcatgattttaatattatttactatttagtaaaattttattttaaatatttaaaaatattaatatttcatataaatGAGAATAATCAATCatttttacataatatataaaaacaatataatattttgtattatttccaatattttaattaaaaatatttgttttaaattaaaaagataaaattaattaaaataaaatagctTGTAAGCCAAACACGTTCAAACAGTCAAAGCGTTCCTATAGATTCTCTTTTCTCAGCCACAAAGACCATTTCTGTTTACGAGCCGCAAGTCAATATGCGGCTCTGAGTAAGCGGATAGGCACTGCCATCAGGGGAATTTTTGACATTTCCTTGTTATTAACACGCGACGTTTCAAAAGTAGAATAAGATTATTTACATATTatgattaaaaacaaaattaaatcaagTTTCAAATAAACCAGGCACTCAAAGCTGTAATAAAATTTTGACACATTAGTTGGTTTCATTTAGCAAAAGTTCACATCAAAACCAAGGCCAGTATCATTCCAGGATTTCTACCACATGGTTACAATCAGCAGTCAAAATCCATACGCCTAACAAGGATGCCAATTGCCAACCATTTGCTAAGGAAGATTTTCGTGTGGACTAAGCAAATATTAGATGGCAATTTAACACTAACATAAAACTCAAGCTGATAAGCAAATCAAAACTTCAATGTCTCATATTCATAACATTTCTAGGGAACAACAGAACATAACATAAACTTGAACATTCTAagtaaaagagaagaaaaaaaactgCTTTTAGTATTAAATCCCCACTACTACTTTCAGTCCGTACATAACAGAAGGTAAAACATAAACTCAAAAGATCCTGTTTGAAGGACCCATGGTGCTCTTCAAGTAGAGGCACCTCACCTGCAATCAAAACAAAATTCAAACAGATTTACGTAATCAGCATCGGGAAAATAATCGCAAAATCACATATTTATGCTCAACCAAGAACATGCGTGTGTATGTTATATGCAGTATGCTGAAAGGAGCAATCAACCTAAACAAACCAAAGATAAGAAGACTTACATTTTGCCAATTTTTCTTCAACAAAGAAACAAGGAAATTGACGCTCATTTGCACATTTTGGAAGATCTGCTTCTCCTCCATTGCAACATTCCCAACAGCAACTCCCATGCATAGAACCTTTTTCAGCTGGAACTTAACCATTGCCTTTGTCTCATTCACCTTCGACTCTAGTGATTCCTGGTGAGTGACAAGGGTTGGGAATTTACCTGTGTGACAACAGcaagataaaaaaaatttcatgtcAGAACTGATAAATGCAAAATCCACAAACTAGGACCTGCGACAATGCTTTAGGAGGTCAATCCAAGAACAGATGCTCTTATACAGCACTTGCCTGCTTTGTTGAGACCAGGACCCAAAAGACGAGGGATTTGCTTGATGACAGATTCAGAAGCCAAAAAGGCATGATACTTCTTGGCAAGCTTCTTCACCAACTTCTTATTCTTGTTTAGTTTCTTCAATGCTTCCACATCCATATAATCCAAACCTATCTTCTCTGCCTGCAGAACAAGTAAACAATTTATGTTGGCCCTTTTTGACCAAAGTCCAAAAAATACATTATATCAAATTACAAAGATTTATGCTGAATATCAAAGTCCAAACAATTTAAGTTGACATTCTTATAGGAAATATAAACAAAGTTTCACATAAGAAAGCTGCAAAATCACCTCTTCAACATGTTGAGCATCTCCAAGCATGCAAATCTTCATTTTGGGGCGAGGAATATGTGGAAGCTTCACAGACCCACTGAAACGCTTGTCTTTTTGGGGATCATAGTTTTTCAGACCAATCTGGAGTTCAATGGTCTCAGTAAATTTGCGCTGTTTCTCCTTTGACTGAGCCACAATGGTTGAAATAGCTTCTCTAAGCGCATCACTCTGAAGCTTACTGTAAATAAGAATTCCAAAATCTTTCAGGAAAGAAAATCATAAACAACTAGACAATAAACAACCTCACAAGTTCCATAAATTTGTATAACGAAGGGTTTCGAGGCACCATAAACAGTTCAAAATCACAAAAAGGACACCCCAAAACAAAGCATAGTTCATGCCAATTAATCTCAAAATGATTCCCGACACTGATGATAATCCAAATTCAAAACTTAAATTTCACAATCTAATCAATGAGACAAAACACTGAGTGCTGACTAAGGGTGAACAATAAGAATACCTAACAAAAACGCCATTTCAAAGTATTTCACAGAAGAAGTTCCTAGCAGATTATCTTATAAAACACACGCTTCTAATTCGAATCCAGTAAATCAACAGCAAAATTTAAAAGACCTCAACTCTGAATCAGCAACTGATTATTTCACCAATGAAAGTATCCAACAGATTATCCTATAAAATGCAAATGAGAAAAGGGCCCAAACTCTCCTAATTCAattccataaatcaataatcgaTAGCAAAATACAC is part of the Gossypium arboreum isolate Shixiya-1 chromosome 5, ASM2569848v2, whole genome shotgun sequence genome and harbors:
- the LOC108452901 gene encoding 60S ribosomal protein L10a, coding for MSKLQSDALREAISTIVAQSKEKQRKFTETIELQIGLKNYDPQKDKRFSGSVKLPHIPRPKMKICMLGDAQHVEEAEKIGLDYMDVEALKKLNKNKKLVKKLAKKYHAFLASESVIKQIPRLLGPGLNKAGKFPTLVTHQESLESKVNETKAMVKFQLKKVLCMGVAVGNVAMEEKQIFQNVQMSVNFLVSLLKKNWQNVRCLYLKSTMGPSNRIF